A stretch of the Bacillus sp. FJAT-18017 genome encodes the following:
- a CDS encoding CotY/CotZ family spore coat protein, with translation MSCGSEFFTSNCVCDTLLAIVKAQDKVNPIREDDDCEFGCERAIHELVEGVQNNMNDTIPVILVCKSTCEPFKAVGVKRSGSNSHPFEVVTGCVFRVVDVDPDTCCATLEILKKVKSSGGSGSKHEHDDDTFDCVKDLEKAHKLKRTGVCITIDLNCFCGVSCVFPQNLFD, from the coding sequence ATGAGTTGTGGTTCAGAGTTCTTCACAAGCAACTGTGTGTGTGATACCCTGCTCGCAATCGTGAAAGCCCAGGATAAAGTAAATCCAATTAGAGAAGATGACGATTGTGAATTTGGATGCGAAAGGGCTATTCACGAGCTGGTTGAAGGAGTACAGAACAATATGAATGACACTATTCCAGTCATTCTGGTTTGCAAAAGCACATGCGAACCGTTCAAGGCTGTTGGGGTGAAAAGAAGCGGAAGCAATAGTCACCCATTTGAAGTCGTAACCGGGTGTGTGTTCAGGGTAGTAGATGTGGATCCAGACACTTGCTGTGCAACGCTTGAAATCCTGAAAAAGGTTAAATCCTCAGGAGGATCAGGTTCCAAGCACGAACATGATGATGACACATTTGACTGTGTGAAAGACCTCGAGAAGGCACATAAGCTTAAGCGTACTGGAGTATGCATCACAATTGACCTTAACTGCTTCTGCGGCGTATCCTGCGTCTTCCCGCAAAACTTATTCGATTAA
- the fabI gene encoding enoyl-ACP reductase FabI, which translates to MSISLKGNTYVVMGVANKRSIAWGIARSLHNAGARLIFTYAGERLGDSVRELANSLEAEGTMVLPCDITSDEEIKRCFDTIRAEVGTIHGIAHCIAFANKEELTGEYLNTTRDGFLLAQNISAYSLTAVVKEARDMIVDGGSIVTMTYLGGERAITNYNVMGVAKASLEASVKYLARDLGTQNIRINSISAGPIRTLSAKGISDFNLILKEIEEKAPLHRATTTEEVGDTAVFLFSNMSRGITGENIHCDSGYHIL; encoded by the coding sequence ATGTCGATATCACTTAAAGGGAACACATATGTAGTCATGGGAGTTGCAAATAAACGCAGCATCGCCTGGGGCATTGCCCGCTCTCTTCATAACGCAGGAGCGCGCCTTATCTTTACCTACGCTGGAGAACGCCTTGGCGATTCCGTCCGCGAACTTGCTAATTCACTTGAGGCAGAAGGGACAATGGTCCTACCATGCGATATTACCTCTGACGAAGAAATCAAGCGCTGCTTCGATACAATCCGCGCGGAAGTCGGCACCATCCATGGCATCGCTCACTGTATCGCTTTTGCCAACAAAGAAGAATTGACTGGCGAATACCTGAACACAACACGGGATGGTTTCTTGCTTGCACAAAACATCTCCGCCTACTCCTTGACTGCGGTTGTAAAGGAAGCACGCGACATGATCGTTGATGGCGGCAGTATCGTGACAATGACCTATCTTGGCGGCGAACGCGCAATCACTAACTACAACGTAATGGGTGTAGCCAAAGCATCGCTTGAAGCAAGCGTCAAGTACCTGGCTCGTGACTTGGGTACACAAAACATCCGAATCAACTCAATCTCTGCCGGCCCAATCCGTACACTATCTGCAAAGGGCATCAGTGACTTTAACCTCATCCTCAAGGAAATCGAGGAAAAGGCACCGCTCCACCGTGCCACAACAACTGAAGAAGTCGGCGACACCGCTGTATTCCTTTTCAGCAATATGTCCCGCGGCATAACCGGTGAAAACATCCATTGTGACTCCGGTTACCACATTCTCTAA
- the prpE gene encoding bis(5'-nucleosyl)-tetraphosphatase PrpE, with protein sequence MKIDIIGDIHGCYQEFVELTEKLGYKWDEGVPVHPDGRRLGFVGDLTDRGPESLKTADLVWRLVVERNEAYYVPGNHCNKLYRYYLGNKVQVSHGLETTVAEFEAIDKAAQDQARNRFVELYDRSQLHLVLDGGKLVIAHAGIRADYIGKTGSKVKTFVLYGDITGEKHQDGSPVRRDWAAKYNGKAIIVYGHTPVSEPRILNNTYNIDTGAVFGGKLTALRYPEMELVSVPSSMPYLAEKFRKIE encoded by the coding sequence ATGAAAATTGATATCATAGGGGATATACATGGGTGTTACCAGGAGTTTGTTGAGCTGACTGAAAAGCTGGGTTATAAGTGGGATGAAGGTGTGCCCGTGCATCCGGATGGGAGGAGGCTGGGATTTGTTGGTGACCTTACAGACAGGGGGCCAGAGTCGCTGAAAACAGCCGATCTGGTTTGGCGTCTCGTTGTTGAGCGGAACGAGGCATATTATGTGCCCGGAAATCATTGCAACAAGCTATACCGCTATTACTTAGGCAACAAGGTGCAAGTGTCACATGGCCTCGAGACTACGGTGGCCGAATTTGAGGCGATTGATAAAGCCGCGCAAGATCAGGCAAGGAACCGGTTTGTTGAACTTTATGATCGAAGCCAGCTTCACCTTGTCCTCGATGGCGGCAAGCTTGTAATTGCCCACGCAGGGATCAGGGCGGATTATATAGGTAAGACTGGCTCTAAAGTAAAGACATTTGTTCTCTATGGGGATATTACCGGTGAAAAACATCAGGATGGCTCACCGGTTCGTCGAGACTGGGCTGCAAAATACAATGGAAAAGCGATCATTGTCTATGGGCATACACCAGTAAGCGAGCCGAGAATCCTAAACAATACGTATAATATTGATACCGGGGCAGTATTCGGTGGAAAGCTGACCGCGCTCAGGTATCCGGAAATGGAGCTTGTTTCAGTCCCGTCTTCCATGCCGTATTTGGCTGAGAAGTTTCGAAAAATTGAATGA
- a CDS encoding RluA family pseudouridine synthase: protein MATGRFKLTWTITAKDTGKLIKEFLRENEISSASLTDIKFRGGSILVGEREVNVLYRLIEGDTLDVYFPLEEPAEGMEGEDIPIEILFEDEYLLVVNKPPGMNTIPSREHPSGSLANALIGYYRSIGLAATTHIVTRLDRDTSGIVLVAKHRHAHHLFSKLQKTGGVKRTYEALVKGVLLEKEGTIIAPIGRKSSSIIEREVRDDGQYAATQYKVLKEVDHDFSHLELKLETGRTHQIRVHMSHLGHPLLGDSLYGGTVEKIGRQALHCRQISFSHPFHHKQMSFQASMPQDMAMLLK from the coding sequence ATGGCTACTGGCCGCTTTAAATTAACCTGGACCATCACAGCCAAAGATACTGGCAAGTTGATCAAGGAATTTTTGAGAGAAAATGAGATCAGTTCGGCTTCGCTGACTGACATCAAATTCAGGGGAGGCTCCATCCTGGTTGGTGAAAGAGAAGTAAATGTCCTTTACCGGCTCATCGAGGGTGATACGCTTGACGTGTATTTCCCACTCGAAGAACCAGCTGAGGGGATGGAGGGAGAAGATATCCCGATTGAGATCTTATTTGAGGATGAATATTTACTGGTCGTCAACAAGCCGCCCGGTATGAACACGATTCCTTCTAGAGAGCATCCGTCGGGCAGCCTGGCCAATGCGTTAATTGGCTATTATCGTTCTATTGGACTCGCTGCGACCACCCATATTGTCACAAGGCTTGACCGGGACACCTCGGGGATAGTCCTGGTTGCCAAGCATCGCCATGCCCATCATCTCTTCAGTAAGCTTCAAAAAACAGGCGGGGTAAAGAGAACTTATGAAGCGCTCGTGAAAGGGGTTCTTTTAGAAAAAGAAGGCACGATTATTGCTCCGATTGGCCGAAAGTCGAGCAGCATCATAGAACGGGAAGTCCGTGACGACGGGCAATATGCGGCTACTCAATATAAGGTGCTAAAGGAAGTCGATCACGATTTCTCCCATCTTGAGCTAAAGCTTGAAACAGGGCGGACTCATCAAATCCGCGTCCATATGTCTCATCTTGGCCATCCGCTGCTAGGCGACAGCCTGTACGGGGGAACTGTTGAGAAAATTGGGAGGCAGGCGCTTCATTGCCGGCAAATCAGCTTTTCGCATCCATTCCACCATAAACAAATGAGCTTTCAGGCAAGCATGCCTCAAGATATGGCTATGTTACTTAAATAG
- a CDS encoding NAD kinase, with protein MKFAITTKGDQKSNTLMHKMRTYLLDFDLVYDEDQPDIVISIGGDGTLLYAFHRYSSRLSKTSFVGVHTGHLGFYADWVPEEIEKLVIAIAKTPYQVVEYPLLEVIIRYQHGGKESRYLALNESTVKGLEGTLVMDVDIRGQHFERFRGDGLCVSTPSGSTAYNKALGGAIIHPSIEALQLTEMASINNRVFRTVGSPLILPAHHTCMLKPVNRTDFEVTIDHLTMLHKEVKSIQFRVPEEKIRFARFRPFPFWKRVHDSFISDSD; from the coding sequence ATGAAATTTGCGATTACGACAAAGGGAGACCAGAAATCGAATACATTAATGCATAAGATGAGGACGTACCTGCTCGATTTTGACCTTGTTTATGACGAGGACCAGCCGGATATCGTCATTTCGATTGGCGGCGACGGTACGCTGCTTTACGCTTTTCACCGCTACAGCAGCCGGTTGTCCAAAACATCGTTTGTTGGCGTTCATACGGGCCACCTCGGCTTTTATGCAGACTGGGTGCCGGAGGAAATCGAAAAACTCGTCATAGCAATTGCGAAGACACCGTACCAGGTTGTGGAATATCCGCTTCTTGAAGTGATTATCCGCTACCAGCATGGCGGCAAGGAATCAAGATACCTTGCACTCAATGAATCAACTGTAAAGGGACTTGAAGGAACGCTTGTCATGGATGTTGATATTCGCGGCCAGCATTTCGAACGGTTCAGGGGCGACGGGCTATGCGTATCGACACCTTCAGGAAGTACCGCCTATAACAAGGCGCTTGGCGGAGCAATCATTCATCCGTCCATTGAAGCACTGCAGCTTACCGAAATGGCGTCAATTAACAACCGTGTGTTCAGAACGGTTGGCTCGCCGCTTATACTGCCTGCGCATCATACGTGCATGCTGAAGCCGGTCAACCGCACCGACTTTGAAGTGACAATTGACCACTTGACGATGCTTCACAAGGAAGTCAAGTCGATTCAATTCCGGGTGCCGGAGGAGAAAATCCGCTTTGCGCGCTTCCGGCCATTCCCATTCTGGAAACGCGTCCATGACTCGTTCATTTCAGATTCGGATTAA
- a CDS encoding GTP pyrophosphokinase: MKNWETFLAPYKQAVEELKIKLKGMRSQFQLDTSHSPIEFVTGRVKPIASILDKANQKGIPLERLEEEMQDIAGLRLMCQFVDDIRTVVQLLRNRNDFEIVEERDYISHEKTSGYRSYHVVIRYPVQTIHGEKNILAEIQIRTLAMNFWATIEHSLNYKYEGQFPEDIKNRLQRAAEAAFRLDEEMSLIRGEIQEAQAFFTRKKESQQDKKGQS, translated from the coding sequence ATGAAGAATTGGGAAACGTTCCTCGCACCATATAAACAGGCTGTTGAGGAGTTGAAGATTAAGTTAAAAGGGATGAGAAGCCAGTTTCAGCTGGACACCAGCCATTCCCCAATCGAATTTGTGACTGGCAGGGTTAAGCCGATTGCGAGCATTCTCGACAAAGCGAATCAGAAAGGCATTCCGCTTGAAAGATTAGAAGAGGAAATGCAGGATATTGCTGGGCTCAGGCTCATGTGCCAGTTTGTTGATGATATTCGGACAGTCGTCCAGCTTCTCCGCAACCGGAACGATTTTGAGATTGTTGAGGAACGCGATTATATTTCTCATGAAAAAACGAGCGGCTACCGCTCCTATCATGTTGTTATCCGCTATCCGGTCCAAACCATCCATGGGGAAAAGAATATTCTTGCTGAAATTCAAATCAGGACACTGGCAATGAATTTCTGGGCAACCATCGAGCATTCATTGAACTATAAATATGAGGGCCAATTCCCTGAAGATATTAAAAACAGGCTGCAGCGAGCGGCAGAAGCGGCTTTCCGCCTTGATGAGGAGATGTCGCTCATCCGCGGGGAAATTCAGGAGGCCCAGGCTTTTTTTACAAGAAAAAAAGAAAGCCAACAGGATAAAAAAGGGCAATCCTGA
- a CDS encoding CYTH domain-containing protein: MEQNIEIEFKNIVEKDEFNKVAQEFKLGLSDFKHQANHYFDTSLFRLKDAGSALRIREKEGKRVLTLKQPFGDGLLETHQRLSEKEFNDAIHLGKLPEGQIQTEIEKLGIQFEELAYFGTLETSRAETQYKKGLLVLDHSSYLGTEDYELEYEVEDYHQGKEVFYALLKQLGIPKRETLNKIRRFYKRKLALETEGS, encoded by the coding sequence ATGGAACAGAATATTGAGATTGAATTTAAGAATATAGTGGAAAAAGATGAATTCAATAAGGTTGCCCAGGAATTCAAGCTGGGCCTATCGGACTTTAAACATCAGGCCAATCACTATTTTGACACATCCTTATTCCGGCTAAAAGATGCAGGTTCAGCCCTCCGCATCCGGGAAAAGGAAGGTAAGCGAGTGCTGACCTTAAAGCAGCCATTTGGAGATGGTTTGCTCGAAACACATCAGCGTCTTTCAGAAAAGGAATTTAATGATGCTATCCATCTTGGCAAGCTCCCCGAAGGGCAGATTCAGACAGAAATTGAAAAGCTCGGGATACAGTTTGAAGAACTTGCCTATTTTGGCACACTGGAAACATCGCGTGCAGAAACCCAGTATAAAAAAGGACTGCTCGTACTCGATCATAGCAGCTATCTAGGTACAGAGGATTATGAACTGGAATATGAAGTGGAGGATTATCATCAGGGGAAGGAAGTCTTTTATGCTCTTTTGAAGCAGCTTGGAATTCCAAAACGGGAGACCCTGAATAAGATCCGCCGGTTTTATAAAAGAAAGCTTGCACTTGAGACTGAAGGCAGTTAA
- a CDS encoding globin domain-containing protein produces MTGKMPVPYEALGKETLHRLVDAFYGLVRQHPDLAPIFPDDLTETARKQKQFLTQYLGGPPLYTEEHGHPMMRARHLPFPITPTRARAWLSCMSQAMDKVGLEGPLREDFYARLTLTAQHMINTPDGEETIGEQA; encoded by the coding sequence ATGACCGGGAAAATGCCTGTGCCTTATGAGGCCCTCGGAAAAGAAACATTGCATCGGCTTGTAGATGCATTTTATGGACTCGTGAGACAGCATCCTGATCTTGCCCCTATATTTCCAGATGATTTAACTGAAACTGCCAGAAAACAAAAGCAATTCCTGACCCAGTATCTCGGAGGGCCACCCCTTTATACTGAGGAACATGGACATCCAATGATGCGCGCAAGGCATTTGCCTTTTCCAATAACTCCTACACGTGCCCGCGCCTGGCTTTCCTGCATGAGCCAGGCAATGGACAAAGTTGGCCTGGAAGGTCCGTTACGGGAGGACTTTTACGCCCGGCTTACGCTGACAGCCCAGCACATGATCAATACGCCCGACGGCGAAGAAACAATAGGTGAGCAGGCATGA
- a CDS encoding ClpXP adapter SpxH family protein, translating to MEYDKRFMNSQLPHHCHGTEKKPLEIYIFIDPLCPECWAMEPIIKKLQIEYGRYFSMKTVLSGKLTMLNMGKKKKFESIAQLWEKTASRSGMSCDATLWHENPVISPYIASIAIKAAELQGRKPGARFLRRLQEVLFLEKQNISNFDVLKEVARTVGLDVEEFITDIHSETAAKAFQQDLKITAEMEVDESPTLVFFNQNSDEEGIKIAGYYPYEVYVQVLQEMLPEEPQQSPPPPLETFMKFFRLVASKEIAVVYDLSIPQVDREMKKLLLKQKVEQIPVKYGTFWKYVNQ from the coding sequence ATGGAATACGATAAACGCTTCATGAACAGCCAATTACCCCATCATTGCCACGGCACTGAGAAGAAACCGCTCGAAATTTATATATTTATCGATCCTCTATGCCCGGAGTGCTGGGCAATGGAGCCAATTATAAAAAAACTGCAAATTGAATATGGACGTTATTTTTCAATGAAGACTGTCTTAAGCGGAAAGCTTACCATGCTGAATATGGGTAAAAAGAAGAAATTCGAAAGCATTGCCCAGCTCTGGGAAAAAACCGCTAGCCGCTCCGGTATGTCATGTGATGCAACTCTATGGCACGAGAATCCCGTTATCTCCCCATATATTGCGTCTATTGCCATCAAGGCCGCAGAACTTCAAGGAAGAAAACCTGGCGCCAGGTTTCTGAGAAGGCTTCAGGAAGTGCTTTTCCTCGAAAAACAGAACATCTCGAATTTCGATGTCCTGAAGGAGGTGGCTCGTACCGTCGGACTTGATGTCGAGGAATTTATAACGGATATCCATTCCGAAACAGCCGCAAAGGCATTTCAGCAGGATTTAAAAATTACAGCTGAAATGGAAGTCGATGAGAGTCCTACCCTGGTTTTCTTTAATCAGAACTCCGATGAGGAAGGCATCAAGATTGCCGGATATTATCCTTATGAAGTGTATGTCCAGGTACTTCAGGAAATGCTTCCCGAGGAGCCACAGCAATCCCCTCCGCCGCCATTGGAAACCTTCATGAAGTTTTTCCGTCTGGTTGCCTCAAAGGAAATCGCTGTCGTTTATGACCTGTCGATCCCCCAGGTCGACCGTGAAATGAAAAAATTGCTCTTAAAACAAAAAGTTGAGCAAATACCTGTGAAGTACGGAACGTTCTGGAAGTATGTAAATCAATGA
- a CDS encoding RNA polymerase sigma factor has product MVEDEINDWFDQYHQTIFKYIFMLTKDYQQSEDLTQETFLKAYKHYESFNRNSNEKTWLFSIAHNLSVDYLRKQKPLRLIKELFQPQVDHRQLPENIVYLKESSREIYDALSATKESQREVIILRKIKGFSTSETAEILNCSEGKVKSALHRGMLSLEKQLKKQEDYHEHTN; this is encoded by the coding sequence ATGGTTGAGGACGAAATAAACGATTGGTTTGACCAGTACCATCAAACGATATTCAAATACATCTTTATGCTTACAAAAGACTATCAACAATCAGAGGACCTGACCCAGGAAACCTTTTTGAAGGCTTATAAGCATTATGAATCTTTTAATCGTAATTCCAATGAAAAAACATGGCTATTTAGTATCGCACACAATCTGTCAGTGGATTACCTGAGGAAACAAAAACCTTTACGTTTGATCAAAGAACTTTTTCAGCCCCAGGTTGACCACCGTCAGCTTCCAGAAAATATTGTTTATTTAAAGGAAAGTTCAAGAGAGATATATGATGCTCTTTCAGCTACTAAAGAGTCACAGCGGGAAGTAATCATATTGAGGAAGATTAAAGGATTTTCTACCAGTGAAACTGCTGAAATATTGAATTGTTCGGAAGGGAAAGTCAAGTCCGCTTTACATAGAGGCATGCTTTCATTGGAGAAGCAGCTTAAGAAACAGGAGGATTACCATGAGCATACAAACTGA
- the pepF gene encoding oligoendopeptidase F: MTNETTVKKLPARSEVAIEETWRLEDIFASDDEWEKEFQDVKGLIPGVAAHRGKLGESAESLYTALKEQDQLLERLGRLYTYAHMRYDQDTSNSFYQGLDDRMKALYSQAASQLAYIVPEILAVDVEKINGFLEEKPELKLYEHALEEINLQRPHVLSAEQEALLAEAGEVMGASSSIFGSLNNADLEFPAIKDENGEEVEVTHGRYSRFLESADPRVRHDAFKAVYDTYGKFRNTFASTLGAQVKKDNFYARVRKYDSARHAALAANNIPESVYDNLVGTVNDNLNLLHRYVKLRKKVLGVNELHMYDLYTPLVKDVKMDVSYDEAREYVLNGLAPLGEEYQNILKEGFENRWVDVHENKGKRSGAYSSGAYGTNPYILMNWQNNVNNLFTLAHEFGHSVHSYYTRKNQPYPYGNYSIFVAEVASTCNEALLNDYLLKTIDDEQKRLYLLNHFLEGFRGTVFRQTMFAEFEHHIHAKAQNNEPLTAESLTNDYYELNTKYFGGKDITIDEEIGLEWSRIPHFYYNYYVYQYATGYSAATALSNQILEEGEPAVKRYLDFLKAGSSDYPIEVLKKAGVDMTSPEPVKGACKVFEEKLNEMEQLLS, encoded by the coding sequence ATGACGAATGAAACTACGGTAAAAAAATTGCCAGCGAGAAGTGAGGTTGCTATTGAGGAGACATGGCGCCTTGAAGATATTTTTGCATCGGATGATGAGTGGGAGAAGGAGTTTCAGGATGTTAAGGGTTTGATTCCCGGCGTAGCGGCACATCGCGGCAAGCTGGGTGAGAGCGCTGAAAGTTTGTATACGGCATTAAAGGAGCAGGACCAGTTGCTGGAGAGGCTTGGCAGGCTGTATACATATGCGCATATGCGTTATGACCAGGATACAAGCAACTCCTTCTATCAGGGTCTTGATGACAGGATGAAGGCACTGTATTCCCAGGCAGCAAGCCAGTTGGCTTATATTGTTCCTGAAATCCTGGCGGTTGACGTTGAAAAGATTAATGGCTTCCTGGAAGAAAAGCCGGAGCTGAAACTTTATGAACATGCCCTGGAGGAAATCAATCTGCAGCGGCCGCATGTTTTGAGCGCGGAGCAGGAGGCACTGCTTGCTGAAGCCGGCGAAGTGATGGGGGCATCTTCAAGTATATTTGGTTCACTTAATAATGCAGACCTTGAATTCCCTGCAATCAAGGATGAAAACGGCGAGGAAGTCGAAGTAACCCACGGCCGCTATTCGCGTTTCCTGGAAAGCGCTGACCCGCGTGTCCGCCACGATGCCTTCAAGGCTGTCTACGATACGTATGGGAAGTTTCGCAATACATTTGCTTCGACGCTTGGGGCACAGGTTAAGAAGGATAACTTCTATGCCCGGGTGAGGAAATACGATTCTGCCCGCCATGCTGCGCTTGCGGCTAATAACATTCCTGAAAGTGTCTATGATAATCTGGTGGGAACTGTAAACGACAATCTCAATTTGCTGCACCGCTATGTGAAGCTGCGCAAAAAGGTGCTCGGTGTTAATGAATTGCATATGTATGATCTTTATACTCCGCTTGTTAAGGACGTTAAGATGGACGTCTCCTATGACGAAGCACGCGAGTATGTGTTAAACGGGCTTGCACCGCTTGGTGAGGAATATCAAAACATCTTGAAGGAAGGCTTCGAGAATCGCTGGGTTGATGTCCACGAAAACAAAGGGAAGCGGAGCGGAGCGTATTCGTCAGGTGCGTATGGCACAAACCCATACATCCTGATGAACTGGCAAAACAATGTTAACAATCTGTTCACGCTTGCCCACGAATTCGGGCATTCGGTCCATAGCTATTATACGAGGAAGAACCAGCCGTATCCTTACGGTAATTACAGCATTTTCGTTGCCGAAGTAGCTTCTACATGCAACGAAGCGCTGCTCAATGACTATTTGTTAAAAACAATTGACGATGAGCAAAAGCGGCTGTACCTGCTGAACCACTTCTTGGAAGGCTTCAGGGGCACGGTGTTCCGCCAGACAATGTTTGCCGAGTTTGAGCATCATATCCATGCCAAGGCCCAGAACAATGAGCCGCTGACAGCCGAGTCACTGACAAATGATTACTATGAGCTGAACACGAAATACTTCGGCGGCAAGGATATTACGATTGATGAGGAAATCGGCCTTGAGTGGTCCAGGATCCCGCATTTCTATTACAACTATTATGTGTACCAATATGCGACTGGCTACAGTGCTGCAACTGCGCTCAGCAATCAGATTCTTGAGGAAGGCGAGCCGGCTGTTAAGCGTTATCTGGACTTCCTGAAGGCAGGCAGCTCCGATTACCCAATTGAAGTACTCAAGAAGGCTGGCGTCGATATGACCAGCCCAGAGCCTGTCAAAGGTGCCTGCAAGGTATTTGAAGAGAAGCTGAATGAAATGGAACAGCTTCTGAGCTAA
- a CDS encoding competence protein CoiA, which yields MLTAKLKNGQTLCLAHSYSREALKQLRDDEEFLCPSCGEQVILKLGTKRIFHFSHLKDGCEESKYDRESEYHLAGKFALFNWLISQGIPAAVEQYDSYIHQRPDITFIHQNRHYALEFQCSTIPEECFIKRTRGYESRGYIPLWILGATHLPKYSGKTVQLSGFHYLFYRDALNGPGFIPFFCPDTGRFTLLHSISPYSTSKAFASKAQIHLNRARLRDALIPPSLQQVPGSLWRRKLLQSKLAIGANPATLHTKFLNELYTAGKNLFLLPPQIGQPGFFSVSVTAFPIIWQTYLFIDLLFKKIPGSFVTVEEIVQSLEKRCAQGDIRLRVLPLAKDMTLGALAYEYLSRLAALGFLVHKQDGVFLLQKEMLFPGTTAEQMAMEDEFYRRNT from the coding sequence GTGCTGACCGCAAAATTGAAAAACGGCCAGACCCTTTGCCTTGCCCATAGCTATAGCAGGGAAGCGTTGAAACAGCTTCGGGACGATGAGGAATTTCTTTGTCCTTCCTGCGGGGAGCAAGTGATCCTTAAATTAGGAACAAAAAGGATTTTTCACTTTTCGCATCTCAAGGACGGTTGCGAGGAGAGCAAGTATGACAGAGAATCTGAGTACCATCTGGCAGGAAAGTTTGCACTCTTCAACTGGCTCATAAGTCAGGGCATACCAGCAGCTGTTGAGCAATATGACTCTTACATCCATCAGCGCCCCGATATTACCTTTATCCATCAAAACCGCCATTACGCCCTCGAATTTCAATGCAGTACAATTCCGGAAGAATGTTTTATTAAAAGAACACGGGGATATGAGAGCAGGGGATATATCCCGCTTTGGATTCTTGGTGCGACCCATCTGCCGAAATATTCCGGAAAGACAGTCCAGCTTTCAGGCTTCCATTATTTATTTTATCGGGACGCACTTAACGGGCCCGGCTTTATTCCTTTTTTCTGTCCAGATACAGGGAGGTTCACCCTGCTGCACAGTATATCCCCATACTCAACTTCAAAAGCGTTCGCATCGAAGGCACAGATTCATTTGAATCGCGCCCGTCTCAGAGATGCTCTTATTCCTCCATCTTTACAACAGGTTCCTGGATCCCTATGGAGGCGAAAGCTTTTGCAGAGCAAGTTGGCAATTGGTGCCAATCCGGCAACACTCCACACCAAATTCCTCAATGAGCTGTACACAGCGGGAAAGAATTTATTCCTGCTCCCACCACAAATTGGCCAGCCTGGTTTCTTTTCTGTTTCAGTTACTGCATTCCCAATCATTTGGCAAACCTATCTTTTTATAGATCTTCTTTTTAAAAAAATACCAGGCAGTTTTGTGACGGTCGAGGAAATCGTTCAAAGTTTAGAAAAGCGTTGTGCCCAGGGGGATATCCGGTTGCGCGTGCTGCCGCTTGCTAAAGATATGACATTGGGAGCGTTGGCTTATGAATACTTGTCGCGTCTCGCCGCACTGGGTTTTCTTGTACATAAACAAGACGGCGTCTTCCTTTTACAAAAAGAAATGCTCTTTCCTGGAACAACAGCGGAACAAATGGCGATGGAAGATGAATTTTACCGGAGGAATACCTGA